A genomic segment from Gracilimonas sediminicola encodes:
- a CDS encoding lycopene cyclase family protein yields the protein MKIEAKYDVIIAGGGLSGLSLAWYLAKGNYKGEVLVTDSTFAPTNDKTWCFWSNKEPPFRDVIYKKWKKTWVSVLDYSTFRYLNEYSYYCIRSGDFREYVLRELKKHKNFDLLEDNILDFSSNQSKAVMLTKGGDSYIANYIFQSIMKPKDLDRSQIKYPLIQHFLGWEIKTYEPAFDPETFTIMDFDNEFEPGVGFMYVLPYTQSKALLEFTVFSEDVLKKKKYKKKIKHYLLHELGLDKDHYEIRRKEYGEIPMEDRPHVPYYDKNIINLGSVGGQTKPSTGYTFTRIQDYTQKLAQNLIQGFEPLPPQQSKLKYRYYDLLLLHILSNSTNDSLRVFRSLFKKNNFDDIFRFLGEDTNLRQDLKIMSSVPYIPFFKAIWKNL from the coding sequence TTGAAGATTGAAGCCAAATACGATGTCATTATTGCCGGCGGTGGTTTATCCGGACTCAGCCTTGCCTGGTACCTGGCAAAAGGAAATTACAAAGGAGAAGTGCTGGTAACGGACTCAACCTTTGCTCCCACCAACGATAAAACCTGGTGCTTTTGGTCCAATAAAGAGCCGCCATTCCGGGATGTCATTTACAAAAAATGGAAGAAAACCTGGGTTTCGGTTTTAGACTACAGCACCTTTCGTTATCTCAACGAGTACAGTTATTACTGCATCCGAAGTGGGGATTTCAGGGAATACGTGCTCAGGGAACTGAAAAAGCACAAGAACTTTGATCTACTGGAAGACAATATCCTAGATTTTTCCTCCAATCAAAGTAAGGCGGTGATGCTTACCAAAGGTGGCGACAGTTACATTGCCAACTATATATTTCAGAGCATCATGAAACCCAAAGACCTTGACCGGTCGCAAATTAAATACCCGCTTATTCAGCATTTCTTGGGATGGGAAATCAAAACCTATGAGCCCGCCTTTGACCCGGAAACCTTCACCATAATGGATTTCGATAATGAGTTTGAGCCCGGCGTTGGTTTTATGTACGTACTACCCTACACACAGAGCAAGGCCCTGCTGGAGTTCACGGTTTTTTCGGAAGACGTGCTGAAAAAGAAAAAGTACAAGAAAAAGATTAAGCATTATCTCCTGCATGAGCTCGGTCTCGACAAAGATCATTATGAAATCAGGCGCAAAGAATATGGGGAAATTCCAATGGAAGACCGTCCTCATGTACCGTACTATGACAAAAACATTATCAATTTAGGGTCGGTGGGAGGTCAAACAAAACCCAGTACAGGCTACACCTTTACCCGAATTCAGGACTACACTCAAAAGCTGGCTCAAAATCTCATTCAGGGATTTGAACCCCTTCCTCCGCAACAGTCTAAGCTAAAGTATCGATATTACGACCTGTTGCTGCTCCATATTCTTTCCAACTCCACTAACGACAGCCTCAGGGTATTCAGGTCACTATTCAAGAAAAATAACTTTGATGATATTTTCCGTTTTCTCGGTGAAGACACCAACCTTCGTCAGGATTTAAAAATAATGTCTTCTGTGCCTTATATCCCCTTTTTTAAGGCTATTTGGAAGAATTTATGA
- a CDS encoding threonine aldolase family protein codes for MIDLRSDTVTRPTPEMLKAMTEAEVGDDVFESDPTVNKFQQKIAALFGMEAGLFVPSGTMSNQLGIKVLTEPGDEILIDEKGHIFNYETSAAPALSGVQVTTLQGKQGKLDRAVLENKVRGNFDWEPRTKVVCIENTTNKGGGVCYSKEELSEIKEFADEHELAVHLDGARIWNAMTATDIKPEYFGTIADTISVCFSKGLGAPVGSMLLSSKMNIAKARRYRKMWGGGMRQVGLLAAAAEYGVDNHWPLLKDDHRRARDVAETIAGCSKLAIDMDNLQTNILIFDVLEEDAVSAVERLQEEGIVMIPFGPKTIRATFYFEIGDEDVKQVKTVLKKLFN; via the coding sequence ATGATTGATTTACGCAGCGACACAGTAACACGTCCGACTCCCGAAATGTTAAAGGCCATGACGGAGGCTGAGGTTGGGGATGATGTGTTCGAATCTGACCCGACAGTGAATAAATTTCAGCAGAAAATAGCTGCTCTTTTTGGAATGGAAGCCGGACTGTTTGTGCCAAGCGGAACCATGAGTAATCAACTGGGCATTAAAGTGTTAACCGAACCCGGAGATGAAATACTGATTGATGAAAAAGGTCATATTTTCAATTATGAAACCTCGGCAGCTCCGGCACTTTCGGGAGTTCAGGTAACCACATTGCAGGGTAAACAAGGGAAGCTAGACAGAGCGGTTTTAGAAAATAAAGTACGCGGAAATTTTGATTGGGAGCCCCGAACGAAAGTTGTATGTATCGAAAATACAACGAATAAGGGTGGCGGCGTATGCTATTCGAAGGAGGAGCTGAGCGAGATTAAAGAGTTTGCCGATGAACATGAGCTGGCTGTGCACCTGGACGGAGCCCGCATCTGGAATGCGATGACGGCCACCGATATTAAACCGGAATATTTTGGAACCATTGCCGATACCATTTCAGTTTGCTTTTCTAAAGGATTGGGTGCTCCGGTTGGGTCTATGCTGCTTTCCTCAAAAATGAACATTGCCAAAGCCCGGCGCTACCGCAAAATGTGGGGTGGAGGAATGCGACAGGTAGGGCTGCTTGCAGCTGCCGCTGAATACGGGGTGGATAACCACTGGCCGCTTCTGAAAGATGATCATCGGAGAGCCCGTGATGTGGCTGAGACTATTGCCGGGTGTAGCAAACTGGCCATCGATATGGATAACCTGCAAACCAACATCCTCATTTTTGATGTACTGGAAGAAGATGCTGTTTCTGCCGTTGAAAGACTTCAGGAAGAAGGCATTGTCATGATCCCTTTCGGCCCCAAAACCATTCGCGCCACTTTCTACTTCGAAATAGGAGATGAAGATGTGAAACAGGTAAAAACAGTTCTGAAGAAATTATTCAATTGA